The Lolium rigidum isolate FL_2022 chromosome 1, APGP_CSIRO_Lrig_0.1, whole genome shotgun sequence region TGCCTCCATGGCAATATGCCAATGTGGAGAAGAGATAGATGCCCAATGGTCCGGAGGTTATGTATGAAGAAGTGAAGTATCAGCAGGAGTACATGTTGCACACCAGCCAATAGTGCCATCTGTATGATTTCTTGGCTTTCGTGTGCCTCGCTCTAGCCCTAAAACCGGGTTCGGGAGGTAGAGGCGAGGCCATCTCCGAAGATGAAGCATACCCAGGTGAATGGGCCACATGCGTAGAAGTAGGCCCGGACGTAGTTGGGCCAGAGGAGCCGGGTAGAGTGGCCCGGTTTGCATGGCTTCCATGAGAGGCATGCAAAGGATCGACATCCAGGGCACATGCGTGATTGACGTCTAGGTTCCTGGCGCGATCGACATCTTCGTTAGGGCATGGCGCGATCCACCCACTGCATCATGGTTCCTGGCGTGATCGACATCCTCGTTAGGGAGTGGTGGGATGACCTAAATGTGAATGCCACTTATCACGTGACACCACGTGATACCTTGACACTGTTGAGACCTTGCTTCATGGATGAAAAATCAATGTTATAGAAAGCTCCACGACATCCCCCTCTAAGAAGAACCTATCTCGCCTCCCGATTCTTATCAAGAAAATACCAAGGGTGAAATTCAAAGAAGACATTATTATCGTATGCAAACCTTTTGACTGAGATGAGATTGCGAGTAATGGATGGAACATGAAGGATATTATTGACTTGCAAAGAGTGTGATGATGTAGGACTAATAGACTTACCAATATTTGTAATGTGCATACCTGTACCGTTGGCTGCTTGGACTTCATCCTTGCGATAGTATGGCTCCCTCAAGATAAGCTTGTTGAGGTTGTTGGTAAAGTGATCTGTCGCTGCAGTATCCACATACCAGCTAGGATCAATTGGATAAGATGAGGTACAACCTGAATGTGTCATGGTGAGTGCACGGAGCTGGGGTTCCATGTTTCTACCATTGTTGCATGCGCCAAGGTAGTCGCTCTGGTATCTTTTGAAGCACAAGGAGGCCACACGACCAGATTTGGAGCTGATTTGACATGGCGTGCGCGTGAACCACCTATGCCACCGGTAGGAGCACCTATCAGACGTGTTGGTGGCGTTCAAGCAGTGTAATGTGGCGAAGGGTTATTGGAGGAAGGCTTCTGGGGCTAAAAGGGCAGACGAACTCTACCTTGTCGAGCAGTGTACTGCGCTGTAGGTACATTAGTGGTCATCTCGGCTCACCTCGTCTCCATGCGTTGCTCCACGTTTAGCAATTGCGCATAGACAACGCGCATTGACATGGGGTCCCATATTGGATGATCTGAGATGCGATCGACGATGCCATCATACTCACTACGGATACCCCAGAGCAGGAACACATAATACTCACTATGGATACCGCAGAGCAGGAACACATTGAATTCTTCAAGGTAGAGAGGTTGTAGATTTATTGCACTGTATCAGCTAGGGACTTCACCTTGTTGAAGTAGATAGCAACCGACGTGTCAAGCTTCTTGACCTTTTGGAGGACTCCACGTATCTGCATGACGTGAGTCGTAGACTGTGAAGAGAAGTTGGATTCTAGGGTTTCCCATGCGTCCATCGACATAGTAGCAAGCATGACCACCCCAATGATGCTCTCGGTAAGAGAGGAGACGATGGCACACATGATTGACTGGACCTGCTAATGCCAAGCAGAGTAAAGATAATTAATAATAGTAGGGAGAACACCACATTTGGTAGCCGCCGTGATATTCATGATATTGGTGGACGGGCAAGGCAAGGTGCCATCGACGAACCCGTAGATGAGGTTGCTCGGTAAGATCAGAACCATCTGGGTGCGCCAGTAAGATAATTGCCGGAGGTGGGGAAAATTGTGATCCGATTCTCCAACGAGATCGTCGTCATGGGGATCCGGGACACCATGGTGGATCCCCTGCTCGTGGTGAGGCCGGTGTTGGGGGATTGCGCGGATCATGTAGTGCCGGAGCTCTTGTAGGAGCCGGATATGTCGAAGGTGGTAGATCAAGACGGCAAGGTCGACATTGGGTAGGGGCGGAAGCGGATCGATCGAGCACGATTGACGCCATGGCTTTGAAACCATTATAGACTTTGTATCGAGGCTAGGGTTTAAGGGTTGTATCACAGGATTCGTGGTTCCATTATATAGTGTAGGTACAGGGGGTACCGAGTACAATACAAGTCATATGTGGTTGGTTTTTATACACTACCATACCGTGTGTACATATACACAGATAAATCTACCATTCTTCATGACTTCTACGACATCCATACAATCTCAATTCACCTCTATTCGGTTACACCCTATCCCGCCAAGATAATCCCATCAAGACGCTCTCGCTTCTGTAGTAGAAGGGTTCAAATTAAATAAAAGGTATGGCACAACAACTTGCGGATATAAAGAAGCCACGGCATTCCGAATAGTTGCACTTGTATTTCGAGTACATGAGTCAATGAAAAAGCCTGCATCAACATTAAGCTTGGCAAAGTCTTTGTCGTGGTTTAACAACCCAACCATGCTGGACAAAGCcagtcttttttttttgctttctctAGGATAATTTATAGTTAGAGTTGATAGCATGAACTGTTATGGCTAGTGATTACTCCACCTCTTCTCGTGTTGCTTGGCGCCTTTCCCACCATATGTACCAATACACCAGTTTTTTGTGAAATGCCAGGATACAAAGTATTCCATCATCCCTCTCTTCAATGGAATATTAAGATACGTTGTGCATCAATCAGCCATAAAACTCTCTTTATAAGCTCTTCATCCCACTGATCAGTCTTCACATCAATAAGTTCTGAAACTTTTGTGTAAACAATATTACGTCTTCTTGTCGCAATTTTCCAATTTAGACTGGGTCATCCCATATATGTATTTATGATTCATCTACAACTCTCCACATATGGTCTCTTTTGAAGGTTTGAATGTTCGTCATACTTACGTTGTGCATCAATCAGCCAGAAAACTATATTTATAAGCTCTTCATCCCACTGACCAGTCTTCACATCAATAAGTTCGGAAAAATTGTGTAAATAATATGGGCCATCCCATATATGTATTTAAGATCCATCTCCAACTCTCCACATATGGTCTCTTTTGAAGGTTtgaatgccccccccccccccccctttatttGGTACctcctgatattaatatattatcAAAAAAATAGGAGCTCCCGTTCTTTAGTCGACAATCCAGAAGATCTCCTGATGTGCATATGTTTTTGTTCTTCATCATCTCCCAATTAGAATAAGGATATTACAGTGATTATCATGTTAATAATTTATTTGGGTAGCTCGAAGACTGGCATAGCATACACAAGAATAACTTGAATGATATCTTAAAAAAACTTCCTCTTTATTTGGTTTACTCCTTTTTCATAAAACTTTGTCTGATTTATTCTGTAACCGGGAAAAATCAACGGGTAACCAAATCACAGGCTATCTAGGACATCATATACATGGACACGAGAAGAAAGGAGACGCCTCACAGGGAGCTAGAGCGGAGCCCGCGGTCGATGTGAGAAGACAAGGAAGGAAGAAGAGAGAAAGGAATAtgctcgtgtgtgtgtgtgtggatgtACCATCCTAGTTATCAGCATCATATCAACAGCAACTCAATAAAAGGACCCGGCAGAGACCAGCTGATGTGATTTCCATCCGGAGAAAAGGGGGACGGCAGAGCACCAAGTAGCAAACAATCCTCTCGTTTTCTGCTTAGCCCGATCTACCAATCCAAGTCACTTACTCCTCTACAAAGAATGAGAACAAACGGTCGTCCAGGACGGCACCAGGAAAGCAACATTGCAAAAGGACAACACAAACACAATCACAAAATGTGTCGGTATGTGTGTGTCTTTCCATGACATGGCTAACCTTTGGATGCACGTTTGGACGAGATGCCACGTGGATTCCCTATGGATAATAGTTTGTGCATTGCAGGTACATGTTCTGTAGATCAATGTTTGTGAATCCATCTTGTTTTGTGTCTTGCCTCTAGCTATCAGATACCTTCTCCTCAGCTGTGACTTCGGGCGAGATGCCACGTGTAGTCCTAGTCGTCTCTCGAGATCGAGCTGAGAGGGGCGGGATACTCTGAGCATTGCGGAACACATTCTCTGGATCAATGGCGGTCTTCGCGCGGACGAGGCGGTCGTAGTTGCTCAAGAAATACCTCTCGCCCCAACTCCTCGCCGCCTCGACTTGTGGGTTGGGAATACCGCCTTCGTCTATCCTTGGAACAGACCAGGTGTTGGTTcctagatcaaggtcaagatagtTGATGTACGCCGTTCTTGGACTGCTCGACACGAATGGTCCCATCAAGTCGTAGAATCGTCGCAACCAATCCATGTACTCCTCGCTGTGGCCGTCGTCATCCGACATCCACTCGATCAGGTACTGGATTCCGTGGATGTTGCCCTTGCGATGCGGGAACGGCAGGTCGGCGGCGCCGAACCGGTCCATGGCTCCGCCGTAGGGGTCCAGGATGACGTACGCCTTGGGCTGCCTGGACAGGAACTCCACGGCTCCGGTCAACTCGTCGATGGCCATCGGGCGGCGCACGAAGTcggacttcgccttgaagtagttCTTCCCGTGGAGCACCCGGTCCATGAGGTCTGACACGGAGCTCCCATCGGGCAGGCCCGCGAAGAACACCACGGACTCGATCCAGCTCATCTCTTTCGGGCTCAGGTCCGACAGCCCGATCTCGGGGAACCGTGCGGCGAGTATCTCCGTCGCTTCGTGGCTCGGCCCGAGGTAGAACCCTTTGAACGTTACGGAGATGCACGTCCGGTCCGACTCCGGCAGGCCGGCTCCCACGAATGCCGAGAGGTAGAACTCGTCGGGGAGCGACGGCGAGACGTGCTGCCACTTGGAGACCAGACGCGCCACCGAAGCCACGGTGCCCGGACGGTTGACGACGAACGCCGTGACGCGCTCCGGCACCGTGCTGAGCT contains the following coding sequences:
- the LOC124653264 gene encoding reticuline oxidase-like; protein product: MAITFLLYSLLLRLLAMQAAAHGGVGDDDDDAGALITSCLAAAGVHNVTTRQSPAYSAALAFSVQNLRFAAECADASRGPAAVVVPASLAELRAAVRCARESELLVRLRSGGHSYEGLSYTTDGVGDGAFVVVDLVALDRVQVDAGSRTAWVQSGATLGQVYHAIAESSRTLAFSAGSCPTVGSGGHIAGGGFGLLSRKYGLAGDNVIDAVLVDADGRVLDRDGMGEDVFWAIRGGGGGAWGAVYAWRVQLSTVPERVTAFVVNRPGTVASVARLVSKWQHVSPSLPDEFYLSAFVGAGLPESDRTCISVTFKGFYLGPSHEATEILAARFPEIGLSDLSPKEMSWIESVVFFAGLPDGSSVSDLMDRVLHGKNYFKAKSDFVRRPMAIDELTGAVEFLSRQPKAYVILDPYGGAMDRFGAADLPFPHRKGNIHGIQYLIEWMSDDDGHSEEYMDWLRRFYDLMGPFVSSSPRTAYINYLDLDLGTNTWSVPRIDEGGIPNPQVEAARSWGERYFLSNYDRLVRAKTAIDPENVFRNAQSIPPLSARSRETTRTTRGISPEVTAEEKVSDS